One window of the Leucobacter komagatae genome contains the following:
- the pstS gene encoding phosphate ABC transporter substrate-binding protein PstS has product MKFSSTMKAAAVGGAALLILTGCAANEAAPDTGEGTTPSSLSGTLSGAGASSQDAAQQQGWIAGFQTANADVTINYDPSGSGAGRESFQKGAVAFAGSDRAFKADEITAGPFDACTTSDIVEIPAYISPIALVFNVDGIDNLNLDADTIAKIFTGEITKWNDPAIAAANADATLPDQAIVPVHRSDKSGTTGNFTDYLAAAAPSAWTAGSVEEWPAEITGGEAAQGTSGVVEAVKGGVGTIGYADASKAGDLGTVSVKVGDEYVAFTPEAAAAIVDASPLEEGRTDHDLAIALDRTSTEAGVYPLVLVSYLVGCEKYEDPANAELVKSYFEYIVSAEGQDVAAEAAGSAPISDTLREKASAAVASIS; this is encoded by the coding sequence GTGAAGTTCTCATCCACGATGAAGGCAGCCGCTGTCGGCGGCGCCGCCCTGCTTATCCTCACCGGTTGCGCTGCAAATGAAGCTGCACCCGATACCGGCGAAGGGACCACCCCTTCGTCGCTCTCCGGCACGCTCTCGGGCGCTGGCGCTTCCTCGCAGGATGCGGCGCAGCAGCAGGGCTGGATCGCTGGCTTCCAGACCGCCAACGCCGATGTCACCATCAACTACGATCCCTCGGGTTCGGGCGCTGGCCGCGAGTCGTTCCAGAAGGGCGCAGTCGCGTTCGCTGGCTCGGACCGCGCGTTCAAGGCTGACGAGATCACCGCTGGTCCGTTCGACGCTTGCACGACGAGCGACATCGTCGAGATCCCCGCGTACATCTCCCCGATCGCTCTCGTGTTCAACGTCGACGGTATCGACAACCTGAACCTCGACGCAGACACCATCGCGAAGATCTTCACCGGCGAGATCACGAAGTGGAACGACCCGGCTATCGCTGCGGCCAACGCTGACGCTACGCTGCCGGACCAGGCAATCGTGCCCGTGCACCGCTCTGACAAGTCGGGCACCACCGGCAACTTTACCGACTACCTCGCGGCAGCCGCGCCGTCCGCGTGGACCGCTGGTTCGGTCGAGGAGTGGCCCGCTGAGATCACCGGTGGCGAGGCAGCCCAGGGCACCTCGGGCGTCGTTGAGGCAGTCAAGGGCGGCGTGGGCACCATCGGCTACGCCGACGCGTCGAAGGCCGGCGACCTCGGCACCGTCTCGGTGAAGGTCGGCGACGAGTACGTTGCGTTCACCCCCGAGGCCGCTGCAGCTATCGTCGACGCGTCGCCGCTCGAGGAGGGCCGCACCGACCACGACCTCGCAATCGCCCTCGACCGCACCAGCACCGAGGCCGGCGTCTACCCACTCGTCCTCGTGAGCTACCTCGTTGGCTGCGAGAAGTACGAGGATCCGGCAAACGCCGAGCTCGTGAAGTCGTACTTCGAGTACATCGTGAGCGCTGAGGGCCAGGACGTCGCGGCCGAGGCCGCCGGTTCGGCACCGATCTCGGACACGCTCCGCGAGAAGGCAAGCGCAGCGGTCGCTTCGATCAGCTAA
- a CDS encoding CapA family protein has protein sequence MASSGSGAAMSRAGRSLTAALLAALCALGAAGLAGCAPEPGDVAAEGTAPKTPAPTPTPDPDPDPEPPPAPRPGAGPPCPTDHCVSVAFAGDFLFHPGLWRPFEVPLTEAGERFDFAPLFAGARAYLDRADLAIYQQETPLAEADGKYSGYPLFNTPREVAGAAKGVGFDVATTASNHSVDMGSEGLVRTLDALDEAGLAHTGTYRAEGERDVPLIVEANDAKVAIITSTYGLNGNFNEFDWQVDFSGTDFDLDIDRAIAKARKARELGADLVIGVQHNGVEYWSEPSDSQVADAHALMDSGEFDFMYSHHSHSIQPFEFYDGHWINYGTGNFISESAPKERRVNNEFLLSRVQFAEQPDGSWDATDLAWAAATNTQAGEYRWCSVASDGPQGECQWAEFDADVRERTRTTVESMGAAEHGLHEWLLSEE, from the coding sequence ATGGCCTCTTCGGGAAGCGGCGCTGCGATGTCGCGCGCCGGTCGCAGCCTCACCGCAGCACTGCTCGCCGCGCTGTGCGCGCTCGGGGCCGCGGGGCTCGCCGGGTGCGCGCCGGAACCGGGGGACGTAGCAGCAGAGGGCACGGCGCCGAAAACCCCCGCGCCGACGCCAACGCCCGATCCGGATCCTGATCCCGAGCCACCGCCCGCGCCGCGCCCCGGCGCCGGGCCACCCTGCCCCACCGATCACTGCGTGAGCGTTGCGTTCGCGGGCGACTTCCTCTTCCACCCGGGCCTCTGGCGCCCGTTTGAGGTTCCGCTTACGGAGGCGGGCGAGCGCTTCGATTTTGCGCCGCTGTTCGCCGGTGCACGCGCGTACCTCGACCGCGCCGACCTCGCGATCTACCAGCAGGAGACACCGCTCGCCGAAGCCGATGGGAAGTACAGCGGGTACCCACTGTTTAACACGCCCCGGGAGGTCGCCGGTGCCGCGAAGGGCGTCGGGTTTGACGTGGCGACGACAGCGTCCAATCACAGCGTTGACATGGGATCCGAGGGGCTAGTGCGCACGCTCGACGCCCTTGACGAGGCGGGCCTCGCTCACACCGGCACATACCGGGCTGAGGGAGAGCGCGACGTCCCACTCATCGTCGAGGCAAACGACGCGAAGGTCGCGATCATCACCTCGACCTACGGGCTCAATGGAAACTTCAATGAGTTCGACTGGCAAGTGGACTTCAGCGGCACCGACTTCGACCTTGATATCGACAGGGCCATCGCGAAGGCGCGGAAGGCGCGCGAGCTCGGGGCCGACCTGGTAATCGGCGTTCAGCACAACGGGGTCGAGTACTGGTCAGAGCCGTCGGATTCGCAGGTCGCTGACGCGCACGCGCTCATGGACTCTGGCGAGTTTGACTTCATGTACTCGCACCACTCGCACTCGATCCAACCGTTTGAGTTCTACGACGGCCACTGGATCAACTACGGCACTGGCAACTTCATCAGCGAGTCGGCCCCGAAAGAGCGCCGCGTGAACAACGAGTTCTTGCTATCTCGCGTGCAGTTTGCCGAGCAGCCTGACGGAAGTTGGGACGCGACCGACCTCGCGTGGGCGGCGGCCACGAACACGCAGGCGGGCGAGTACAGGTGGTGCTCGGTTGCGAGCGACGGGCCGCAGGGCGAGTGCCAGTGGGCGGAGTTCGATGCTGACGTGCGCGAGCGCACGCGAACAACGGTCGAATCGATGGGGGCTGCCGAGCACGGGCTCCACGAGTGGTTGCTCTCGGAGGAATAG
- a CDS encoding NUDIX hydrolase: MAKQVFAAGTIPWRRVRTSSGKETLMVLLIHRRKQRDVSFPKGKLDPGESMPQAAVRETREETGLRISLGATLGTIHYELPGGGTKIVQYWAAEVTAKTALASTFKPNSEVQALEWVPASAARDLLSYEADRELFDVFMRFADPGLLDTFSITLLRHAKAQARGDEFPVDHMRPLTQGGERQAHTLAPILRSFAPKRIYSSTATRCLATVAPLAELIKKDVRERESLSQDFWDEGDLTQTRRLIGKIVTRGRSAVVCSHLPVLPDLARELMLASGSLPGEYVEDAARLPPAGFSVFHFSRSRPGAGILGVETYPLKH, translated from the coding sequence GTGGCGAAACAGGTCTTCGCGGCGGGCACGATCCCGTGGCGGCGTGTGCGCACCTCGTCGGGGAAGGAAACGCTCATGGTGCTCCTCATCCACCGCCGCAAGCAGCGCGACGTGTCATTCCCGAAGGGCAAGCTCGACCCGGGTGAGAGCATGCCGCAGGCCGCCGTGCGCGAGACGCGCGAGGAGACGGGCCTGCGCATTTCCCTCGGCGCGACCCTTGGCACCATCCACTACGAGCTACCGGGCGGCGGCACGAAGATCGTGCAGTACTGGGCAGCCGAAGTCACCGCGAAAACCGCCCTCGCCTCGACGTTCAAACCAAACTCCGAGGTGCAGGCGCTCGAGTGGGTGCCGGCGAGCGCCGCGCGCGACCTGCTGAGCTACGAGGCAGACCGCGAGCTCTTCGACGTGTTCATGCGGTTTGCAGACCCCGGGCTGCTCGACACGTTCTCCATCACGCTGCTGCGCCACGCGAAGGCTCAGGCCCGCGGCGACGAGTTTCCGGTCGACCACATGCGACCCCTCACGCAGGGCGGTGAACGGCAGGCGCACACGCTCGCCCCGATCCTTCGCTCGTTCGCGCCAAAGCGGATTTACTCGTCGACGGCGACGCGCTGCCTCGCGACCGTTGCGCCGCTCGCCGAACTCATCAAGAAAGACGTGCGCGAGCGCGAGAGCCTGAGCCAGGATTTCTGGGATGAGGGCGACCTCACGCAGACCCGCAGGCTGATCGGCAAGATCGTGACGCGGGGCCGCTCGGCCGTCGTCTGCAGTCACCTGCCGGTGCTGCCCGACCTCGCGCGCGAGCTCATGCTGGCGAGTGGTAGCCTGCCGGGTGAGTACGTCGAAGACGCTGCGCGGCTCCCGCCCGCTGGGTTTTCCGTCTTTCATTTCTCGCGTTCCCGGCCAGGCGCCGGGATTCTCGGGGTCGAAACGTATCCGCTGAAACACTAG
- a CDS encoding winged helix-turn-helix domain-containing protein has protein sequence MELLLLTTVENHDQAPLPALELLPHTVAIASIAAPLQAALGYENAPHRVGAILLDGTTDPRAARAAALSLAGRTRLPRLAIMRDAALAALSAEWDVADFLTPEASPAEIEARLRLLAAASAEDPDHGAGTAVEASGVVIDESNFVATVHGRKLDLTYKEFELLHFLALHPARVFTREQLLSEVWGIDYFGGARTVDVHVRRLRAKLGAHEWLISTVRGVGYGFARGRQG, from the coding sequence ATGGAACTGCTCCTGCTCACCACGGTCGAAAACCACGACCAGGCGCCGCTGCCGGCGCTCGAGCTACTCCCCCACACCGTCGCCATCGCGAGCATCGCGGCGCCGCTGCAGGCCGCGCTCGGGTACGAGAACGCGCCCCACCGCGTCGGCGCGATCCTGCTCGACGGGACGACGGATCCGCGCGCGGCCAGAGCCGCGGCGCTCTCGCTCGCGGGGCGCACGCGCCTTCCGCGCCTCGCGATCATGCGCGATGCCGCTCTCGCCGCGCTCTCCGCTGAGTGGGACGTCGCCGATTTCCTCACCCCCGAGGCGAGCCCGGCCGAGATCGAGGCCAGGCTGCGGCTGCTCGCGGCCGCCTCCGCGGAGGATCCGGATCACGGTGCGGGAACGGCCGTCGAGGCCTCGGGCGTGGTGATCGACGAGTCGAACTTCGTCGCGACCGTGCACGGCCGCAAGCTCGACCTCACCTACAAAGAGTTCGAGCTGCTGCACTTCCTCGCGCTGCACCCTGCGCGCGTCTTCACGCGCGAGCAGCTGCTCTCGGAGGTCTGGGGCATCGACTACTTCGGCGGCGCCCGCACCGTCGACGTGCATGTCCGACGGCTCCGCGCCAAGCTCGGCGCGCACGAGTGGCTGATCAGCACTGTCCGGGGTGTCGGGTATGGTTTCGCGCGAGGGCGCCAAGGGTAG
- the mshD gene encoding mycothiol synthase — MSEGTAGVARPILDRAEQADGNSPVSDQALLAAGQGQRALLVFTEAEGAAPVAVGIVGQGELDLVVDPASRGKGIGTAALRILLDTPAAREPAPGGSTGPLAWAHGDNPTAEALLRGAGFEAVRSLYRMALDPALLPALPADPFDTPLPAGFELRTFDAAAPDDDARAWVRVNARAFASHPEQGRVTLEDFALMRAEPWFDPADLFLLRAADTGRTAGFTWVKTLRDGAAPETELYVIGVDPDFAGAGLGRALLTVTLARMAQHRPGRVTLYVDGDNARAVRMYEAAGFTIDSRSTQWRGPQVSE; from the coding sequence GTGAGTGAGGGGACCGCCGGCGTCGCCCGCCCGATCCTCGACCGTGCCGAGCAGGCCGACGGCAACTCGCCGGTCTCGGACCAGGCGCTGCTCGCCGCGGGCCAGGGACAGCGTGCGCTCCTCGTATTCACGGAGGCGGAGGGGGCGGCCCCGGTCGCCGTCGGGATCGTGGGCCAAGGTGAGCTCGACCTCGTCGTTGACCCGGCGTCGCGCGGCAAGGGCATAGGCACCGCGGCGCTCCGGATCCTGCTCGATACGCCGGCCGCCCGCGAGCCCGCGCCCGGGGGGTCAACCGGCCCGCTCGCCTGGGCGCACGGCGACAACCCCACAGCGGAGGCGCTCTTGCGCGGCGCGGGCTTCGAGGCCGTGCGCTCGCTTTACAGGATGGCGCTCGACCCCGCGCTGCTCCCCGCGCTGCCCGCCGACCCGTTCGACACGCCGCTCCCCGCGGGCTTCGAGCTGCGCACCTTCGACGCGGCCGCGCCCGACGACGACGCGCGCGCCTGGGTGCGGGTAAACGCACGCGCGTTCGCGTCGCACCCTGAGCAGGGGCGCGTGACCCTCGAAGACTTCGCGCTCATGCGCGCCGAGCCGTGGTTCGACCCCGCCGACCTCTTCCTCCTCAGGGCGGCCGACACGGGGCGCACCGCCGGGTTCACCTGGGTGAAGACCCTCCGGGACGGCGCCGCGCCCGAGACCGAGCTCTACGTCATCGGCGTCGACCCCGACTTCGCGGGCGCCGGGCTCGGCAGGGCGCTCCTCACGGTCACCCTGGCCCGCATGGCGCAGCACCGACCTGGCCGAGTGACGCTGTATGTGGATGGTGACAACGCGCGCGCCGTTCGCATGTACGAGGCTGCGGGGTTCACCATTGATTCACGAAGCACCCAGTGGCGCGGCCCGCAGGTGTCAGAATAG
- a CDS encoding RNA degradosome polyphosphate kinase → MSEETREIPLIDDGALPADRYIDRELSWLAFNQRVLELAEDETVPLLERANFLAIFATNLDEFFMVRVAGLKRRILTGLAVPTNVGTAPTDVLAEINRIAYELQRRHARCFAEQVKPQLAEAGVHIVEWETLDDADREILTEYYEQRIYPVLMPLAVDPAHPFPYISGRALNLSIRVHNPNTDKVEFARLKVPQMIPRYVRVDRRESDDNVRFIALEELIANQLDGLFPGMKVIDDHVFRVTRNEDVEIEEDETENLIQALEKELLRRRFGPPIRLEISDDLDEATLELLVREFDIDEEQVYTLPAPLDLSGLFALSGLRRPDLKFQPHIPVTHPAFRTSSPSDKPDLFAAIARREVLVHHPYESFATSVQAFIEQAATDPDVLAIKQTLYRTSGDSPIVAALIKAAEAGKQVLALVEVKARFDEEANITWARKLEQAGVHVVYGIVGLKTHCKLVQVIREEGGKLTHYCHIGTGNYNPKTSRIYEDFGLFTTSPEIGRDATKLFNVLSGYAIETDYDRLLVAPLQLRSGLLERIEREAEHARAGRPSGIRLKANSMVDEAIIDALYRASQAGVPVDVWVRGICSIRAGVPGLSENIRVRSVLGRYLEHSRIYWFENGGERDVFIGSADLMHRNLDRRIEVLVSIVERDHLARIDRFFGFAFSDDVSSWRMLPDGAWQRRVISEEGEPLPDLQDLVMIDRTQARRAR, encoded by the coding sequence ATGAGCGAAGAGACCCGCGAGATCCCCCTCATCGATGACGGGGCGCTGCCCGCCGATCGCTACATCGACCGCGAGCTGAGTTGGCTCGCGTTCAACCAGCGCGTGCTTGAGCTCGCGGAAGACGAGACGGTACCGCTGCTTGAGCGCGCAAACTTCCTCGCGATCTTCGCGACGAACCTCGACGAGTTCTTCATGGTTCGCGTCGCGGGGTTGAAGCGCCGCATTCTCACGGGCCTCGCCGTGCCGACGAACGTGGGCACGGCCCCGACCGACGTGCTCGCCGAGATTAACCGGATCGCGTATGAATTGCAGCGGCGGCATGCCCGCTGCTTCGCCGAGCAGGTGAAGCCGCAGCTCGCCGAGGCGGGAGTGCACATCGTCGAGTGGGAGACCCTCGACGACGCTGACCGCGAGATTCTCACCGAGTACTACGAGCAGCGCATCTACCCGGTGCTCATGCCGCTCGCGGTGGATCCCGCGCACCCGTTCCCCTACATCTCTGGCAGGGCGCTGAACCTGTCGATTCGCGTGCACAACCCGAACACCGACAAGGTCGAGTTCGCGCGTTTGAAGGTGCCGCAGATGATCCCGCGGTACGTGCGTGTCGACCGCCGCGAGAGCGACGACAACGTGCGCTTCATCGCGCTCGAAGAGCTCATCGCGAACCAGCTCGACGGCCTCTTCCCCGGCATGAAGGTCATCGACGACCACGTCTTCCGCGTCACGCGCAATGAGGATGTGGAGATTGAGGAGGATGAGACCGAGAACCTCATCCAGGCGCTCGAGAAAGAGCTGCTGCGGCGGCGCTTCGGCCCGCCCATCCGCCTCGAAATCTCCGACGACCTCGATGAGGCGACGCTTGAGCTGCTCGTGCGCGAGTTCGACATCGACGAAGAGCAGGTCTACACACTGCCCGCGCCGCTCGACCTCTCCGGGCTGTTCGCGCTCTCGGGGCTGCGCAGGCCCGACCTGAAGTTCCAGCCGCACATCCCCGTCACGCACCCGGCGTTCCGCACGAGCTCTCCGAGCGATAAGCCCGACTTGTTCGCGGCGATTGCGCGCCGGGAAGTGCTCGTGCACCACCCGTACGAGTCGTTCGCGACGAGCGTGCAGGCGTTCATCGAGCAGGCCGCGACCGACCCCGACGTGCTCGCGATCAAGCAGACGCTCTACCGCACCTCGGGCGACAGCCCCATCGTCGCGGCGCTCATCAAGGCCGCCGAGGCGGGCAAGCAGGTGCTCGCGCTCGTCGAGGTGAAGGCGCGCTTCGATGAGGAGGCGAACATCACGTGGGCCCGCAAGCTTGAGCAGGCTGGCGTGCACGTCGTCTACGGCATCGTGGGGCTCAAAACGCACTGCAAGCTCGTGCAGGTCATCCGCGAAGAGGGCGGCAAGCTCACCCACTACTGCCACATCGGCACGGGAAACTACAACCCGAAGACGAGCCGCATCTACGAAGACTTCGGGCTCTTCACGACGTCGCCCGAGATCGGCCGCGACGCAACCAAGCTCTTCAACGTGCTCTCGGGCTACGCGATCGAGACCGACTACGACCGGCTGCTCGTCGCCCCGCTGCAGCTGCGCTCCGGCCTCCTCGAGCGCATCGAGCGCGAGGCCGAGCACGCGCGCGCCGGGCGCCCGAGCGGTATCAGGCTCAAGGCGAACTCGATGGTTGACGAGGCCATCATCGACGCCCTGTACCGCGCGAGCCAGGCCGGCGTTCCGGTCGACGTGTGGGTGCGCGGCATCTGCTCGATCCGCGCCGGCGTACCCGGTCTCTCCGAGAACATTCGCGTGCGCTCCGTGCTCGGGCGCTACCTCGAACACTCGCGCATTTACTGGTTCGAGAACGGCGGCGAGCGCGACGTCTTCATCGGCAGCGCCGACCTCATGCACCGCAACCTCGACCGCCGCATCGAAGTGCTCGTGAGCATCGTCGAGCGCGACCACCTCGCACGCATTGACCGGTTCTTCGGGTTCGCGTTCAGCGACGACGTCTCGTCGTGGCGCATGCTGCCCGATGGCGCCTGGCAACGGCGCGTCATCAGCGAGGAGGGCGAGCCCCTCCCTGATCTGCAAGATCTCGTGATGATAGACCGAACCCAGGCGAGGAGAGCGCGGTAG
- the pstC gene encoding phosphate ABC transporter permease subunit PstC: MTASTASPRQVLSRGDRVFSRTAIASGSMILVILAAVAIFLIVQSLPAFVATGESASVLTTNFWDYVGPLVFGTVWAAVLALIIALPLSIGIALFISHYAPRKLSNVLGYLIDLLSAVPSVVYGLWGILVLAPAVRPFYVWLNDHASWIPLFGGTASGTGRTILTAAIVLAVMILPVMTAISREVFLQAPKLNEEAALALGATRWEMIRLSVLPFAKPGIISGAMLGLGRALGETMAVAMVLSASGIVSFKLLTADNPSTIAANIALTFPEAYGENVNVLIATGLILFIVTFLVNALARWIVSRQTARIGA, translated from the coding sequence GTGACTGCATCCACGGCTTCGCCGCGTCAAGTCCTCAGCCGCGGCGACCGAGTGTTCTCGCGCACGGCCATCGCATCCGGCAGCATGATTCTGGTCATCCTCGCCGCCGTCGCGATCTTCCTCATCGTGCAGAGCCTCCCCGCCTTCGTCGCCACAGGCGAGTCGGCGTCGGTGCTCACTACAAACTTCTGGGACTACGTCGGTCCCCTCGTGTTCGGCACCGTCTGGGCGGCGGTGCTCGCACTCATCATCGCGCTCCCGCTCTCGATCGGCATCGCGCTCTTCATCTCGCACTACGCGCCCCGCAAGCTCTCGAACGTTCTCGGCTACCTCATCGACCTCCTGTCGGCCGTGCCGAGCGTCGTGTACGGGCTGTGGGGCATTCTCGTGCTCGCACCGGCAGTTCGCCCCTTCTACGTCTGGCTCAACGATCACGCGAGTTGGATCCCGCTCTTCGGCGGCACCGCCAGCGGCACCGGGCGCACGATCCTGACCGCGGCCATTGTGCTCGCGGTGATGATCCTCCCCGTGATGACCGCGATCTCTCGCGAGGTCTTCCTCCAGGCCCCGAAACTCAACGAGGAGGCGGCGCTCGCGCTCGGCGCGACCCGCTGGGAGATGATCCGCCTCTCGGTGCTGCCGTTCGCGAAGCCCGGCATCATCTCGGGCGCGATGCTCGGCCTCGGCCGTGCGCTCGGCGAGACCATGGCCGTCGCGATGGTGCTCTCGGCGAGTGGCATCGTGTCGTTCAAGCTGCTCACGGCAGACAACCCCTCGACGATCGCCGCGAACATCGCGCTCACCTTCCCTGAGGCGTACGGCGAGAACGTGAACGTGCTCATCGCGACGGGCCTCATCCTCTTCATCGTCACCTTCCTTGTGAACGCGCTCGCGCGGTGGATCGTGAGCCGCCAGACCGCACGGATCGGAGCGTAA
- a CDS encoding phosphoglyceromutase yields MTNTLILLRHGQSEWNEKNLFTGWVDVRLTERGRGEAAAAGKLLAESGMLPDVLFTSLLSRAIQTSNLALEAADRMWIPVERSWRLNERHYGALQGLDKAETLQKYGEEQFMEWRRSYNTPPPVLDDSNEWSQANDPRYAGIDGEAPRTECLSDVVARLVPYWEGSILPELNSGKTVLVTAHGNSLRALVKHLEGISDDDIAALNIPTGMPLVYEINEDGTPTGAGRYLDPEAAAAGAAAVAAQGK; encoded by the coding sequence ATGACCAACACGTTGATCCTGCTCCGTCACGGCCAGAGCGAATGGAACGAAAAGAACCTGTTCACCGGATGGGTCGATGTTCGACTCACTGAGCGCGGGCGCGGCGAGGCGGCCGCGGCCGGCAAGCTGCTCGCCGAGTCAGGGATGCTTCCTGACGTGCTCTTCACGTCGCTCCTGAGCCGCGCGATCCAGACCTCAAACCTCGCGCTTGAGGCCGCGGATCGCATGTGGATCCCGGTCGAGCGTTCGTGGCGCCTGAACGAGCGCCACTACGGCGCGCTGCAGGGCCTTGACAAGGCAGAGACGCTGCAGAAGTACGGCGAAGAGCAGTTCATGGAGTGGCGTCGCTCCTACAACACCCCGCCGCCCGTGCTCGACGACTCAAACGAGTGGTCGCAGGCGAACGACCCGCGCTACGCGGGCATCGACGGCGAAGCGCCCCGCACCGAGTGCCTTTCCGACGTGGTAGCTCGACTCGTGCCCTACTGGGAGGGCAGCATCCTTCCCGAGCTGAACTCGGGCAAGACCGTGCTCGTCACCGCCCACGGCAACTCGCTCCGCGCGCTCGTCAAGCACCTCGAAGGCATCTCAGACGACGACATCGCCGCGCTGAACATCCCGACGGGCATGCCGCTCGTCTACGAGATCAACGAAGACGGCACGCCGACGGGCGCTGGCCGCTACCTCGACCCCGAGGCTGCTGCAGCAGGCGCCGCGGCAGTCGCCGCCCAGGGCAAGTAG
- a CDS encoding diacylglycerol/lipid kinase family protein: MRDEAPFGVVVNPSSALGRGARVATRVLAAFEAAGVHAIEISGSDAADCQARVRAASREGLRGLVLVGGDGLLGLVLQVAEARELPIGLVPAGSGNDFARQFALEHAPAAAVSRILAAEHAPLSVDLGVVERPGAAEHWFAGGLSIGLDAAINRRANALRLPLGPFRYHIALVAEILTLKQRRFRVRVGSSERSFTGILSTVMNARAIGGGIPLAPRASVHDGMLDLVEVTDGTKLRLLSVLGLLARAQHEDLPEVTITRVERVRVEAGDEIAYSDGELVGTGPFEVRVAPGALRFLA, encoded by the coding sequence ATGCGCGATGAAGCGCCTTTCGGTGTCGTGGTCAACCCGAGCTCTGCGCTCGGCCGCGGCGCCCGAGTCGCGACGCGCGTGCTCGCCGCGTTTGAGGCGGCCGGGGTGCACGCCATCGAGATCTCGGGCTCAGACGCTGCTGACTGCCAGGCGCGAGTGCGCGCCGCCAGCCGGGAGGGGCTGCGAGGCCTCGTGCTCGTCGGTGGCGACGGCCTGCTCGGGCTGGTGCTGCAGGTCGCCGAGGCTCGGGAGCTTCCGATCGGGCTCGTGCCGGCCGGAAGCGGCAACGACTTCGCCCGCCAGTTCGCGCTCGAGCACGCCCCCGCTGCCGCCGTTTCCCGGATCCTCGCCGCTGAGCACGCCCCGCTCTCCGTCGACCTTGGCGTGGTCGAGCGGCCAGGCGCCGCCGAGCACTGGTTCGCCGGCGGGCTGTCGATCGGGCTCGACGCGGCGATCAACCGCCGCGCGAACGCGCTGCGGCTGCCGCTCGGGCCGTTCCGCTACCACATCGCGCTTGTCGCCGAGATCCTCACCCTCAAGCAGCGTCGCTTCCGGGTGCGGGTGGGGTCGTCGGAGCGCTCCTTCACCGGCATCCTCTCGACCGTTATGAACGCCCGCGCGATCGGCGGCGGGATCCCGCTCGCGCCGCGCGCCTCGGTGCACGACGGCATGCTCGACCTCGTGGAGGTGACGGACGGGACAAAGCTTCGGCTTTTGAGCGTGCTCGGGCTGCTCGCGCGGGCGCAGCACGAAGACCTCCCCGAGGTGACGATCACCAGGGTGGAGCGGGTGCGCGTCGAGGCCGGTGACGAGATCGCGTACTCCGACGGTGAGCTGGTCGGCACGGGCCCCTTCGAGGTTCGGGTCGCGCCGGGCGCGCTGCGCTTCCTCGCGTAG
- a CDS encoding YgfZ/GcvT domain-containing protein: MTSPFLSLPGAVGSPVAQHYGAPVAEQRALDAGDAAVDLSHRGIITVAGPDRLSWLNSMTSQQLLGLAPGVSTETLLLDPNGRIEHAIRVVDDGERAWLLVDEGSAEPLAAFLNRMRFALRVEVADVSADFAAVLAFAGGTALAALRALGPVVEWADPWAEVTRGGTQYANGEHAGAEWSAVQLVFPTERLGAVARAVAPAGLMALDALEIRAWRPSRVADVDERAIPHEFDWLRSAVHLTKGCYRGQETVAKVHNLGHPPRRLVMLHLDGSEGELPVAGALVFREGEASDPEARPVGRITRAALHHEWGGIAFALLKRSVPADVTLAVRAGAEAADPQAPVEGVIAAAQEMIVPTDAGATRTIPKLKRL; the protein is encoded by the coding sequence ATGACGAGCCCGTTCCTCTCACTTCCGGGGGCGGTCGGCTCGCCGGTCGCGCAGCACTATGGCGCCCCGGTGGCCGAACAGCGCGCGCTTGACGCGGGTGACGCTGCGGTTGATCTTTCGCACCGTGGCATCATTACTGTCGCGGGGCCTGACAGGCTGAGCTGGCTGAACTCGATGACGAGCCAGCAGTTGCTCGGCCTCGCCCCGGGCGTGAGTACCGAAACACTGCTCCTCGACCCAAACGGGCGCATCGAGCACGCGATCCGCGTCGTCGACGACGGCGAACGGGCGTGGCTGCTCGTGGATGAGGGCTCGGCCGAGCCCCTCGCCGCGTTCCTGAACCGCATGCGGTTCGCCCTGCGAGTCGAGGTGGCCGACGTCTCCGCCGACTTCGCGGCCGTTCTCGCATTTGCTGGCGGCACCGCGCTTGCGGCGCTCCGAGCGCTCGGCCCCGTCGTCGAGTGGGCTGACCCCTGGGCGGAGGTCACGCGCGGCGGTACCCAGTACGCCAACGGCGAGCACGCTGGCGCCGAGTGGAGCGCCGTGCAGCTGGTCTTCCCGACCGAGAGGCTTGGCGCGGTCGCTCGCGCGGTCGCCCCCGCGGGGCTCATGGCGCTCGACGCGCTCGAGATTCGCGCCTGGCGCCCCTCGCGGGTCGCCGACGTCGACGAACGCGCTATCCCGCACGAGTTCGACTGGCTGCGCAGCGCCGTTCACCTCACGAAGGGCTGCTACCGCGGTCAAGAGACCGTCGCGAAGGTCCACAACCTCGGTCACCCGCCGAGGCGCCTTGTCATGCTGCACCTCGACGGCTCGGAGGGTGAGTTGCCGGTCGCGGGCGCGCTCGTCTTCCGCGAGGGCGAAGCGAGCGACCCCGAGGCCAGGCCGGTCGGGCGCATCACTCGAGCCGCGCTGCACCACGAGTGGGGCGGTATCGCGTTCGCGCTACTCAAGCGCTCGGTTCCCGCGGACGTCACGCTCGCGGTGCGGGCCGGCGCCGAGGCGGCTGACCCGCAGGCGCCCGTCGAGGGGGTCATCGCAGCCGCCCAGGAGATGATCGTGCCGACGGACGCGGGAGCGACCCGCACGATCCCCAAGCTCAAGCGGCTGTAG